The Prevotella sp. E9-3 genome has a window encoding:
- a CDS encoding glycoside hydrolase family 31 protein, which translates to MKQLFKFIFLFVGLMPAVAQEYNPVANPQAIVQEGRARFTVLTPEMIRIQYSEKQKFEDRATFAVVNRRLPVPQFTTEREDGYLVLKTSALTLKYKLGSEIKAGRPDDSVLTICFNLNGRNVTWYPGKDDALNLKGTTRTLDGQIGDNKRAELENGLLSRAGWSIIDESPKTRRGDGSTTFAFDKSVDGIEWVAQPVDKNAIDWYFLGYGHQYKKALGDYIKVAGRQPMPPLYVLGYWYSKYQRYTSDEFMEIVNDVKRNQIPMDVMIFDMDWHTQGWTGWTWDRTAIPDPEGLIDWMHQNGLKVSLNLHPADGVDEDEDFFTDLRDDMGMAADTKVVPWNLSDGKFYHNMFNRIIRAREKQGVDFWWLDWQQNLTSKYVDGLSETFWCNHVFYNDMRLNRPDHRPLIFHRWGGLGSHRYPIGFSGDSFTTYGTLAWQPYFTATASNVCFGYWGHDLGGHQQTGPNDPEIYLRWMQYGVFTPVFRTHATNWDGIERRIWKYENFPLLLETVKLRYALMPYIYTAARQAYDTGVSLCRPLYYEWPEEGKAYQFEDEYMFGDDILVAPVVTPSGADGKASRLTWLPEGKWFDVCRNAVVEGNRTFTDNYTQEEIPYFYRAGSVIVNYPPVMNLNTRPDRLILKVVPGADGTSSLYEDEGDTEGYKKGAYTTTRLRHEGNQLTIEPRVGSFPGMPATRAYTVEFLATERPASVLVNGKQQASGVWNYNEQTKVTTVYVPITLCDKKISVEIQ; encoded by the coding sequence ATGAAACAACTATTCAAATTCATTTTTCTCTTTGTGGGATTGATGCCAGCTGTTGCTCAGGAATATAATCCAGTGGCAAATCCCCAGGCGATTGTTCAGGAGGGTAGGGCACGTTTTACAGTGCTGACTCCCGAAATGATTCGTATTCAGTATAGCGAAAAGCAAAAGTTTGAAGACCGTGCCACTTTTGCTGTTGTAAACCGCCGCTTGCCGGTTCCTCAGTTCACTACCGAGCGTGAGGACGGCTATCTGGTTTTAAAAACATCTGCTCTCACACTTAAATATAAATTAGGTAGTGAGATCAAAGCCGGTCGTCCAGATGATTCTGTTCTAACCATTTGTTTCAATCTGAATGGACGCAACGTGACGTGGTATCCCGGAAAGGATGATGCACTCAACCTGAAGGGTACTACGCGCACGCTGGATGGTCAGATTGGTGACAACAAACGCGCAGAATTAGAAAATGGTCTGTTGTCACGTGCTGGTTGGAGCATCATCGACGAGTCTCCTAAAACTCGTCGCGGTGATGGTTCAACAACTTTTGCTTTCGACAAGAGCGTTGATGGTATCGAGTGGGTGGCTCAGCCAGTTGACAAGAATGCTATCGACTGGTATTTCCTTGGTTATGGTCATCAGTACAAGAAAGCTCTTGGCGATTACATCAAGGTAGCTGGACGTCAGCCCATGCCTCCTCTCTATGTGCTCGGTTATTGGTATAGTAAGTATCAGCGCTATACCAGCGATGAGTTCATGGAGATTGTAAACGATGTGAAGCGCAACCAGATTCCTATGGATGTGATGATTTTTGATATGGACTGGCATACGCAAGGATGGACAGGTTGGACTTGGGATCGTACGGCTATTCCCGATCCAGAGGGTTTGATAGATTGGATGCATCAGAATGGATTAAAGGTTTCATTGAACCTGCATCCAGCCGATGGCGTTGACGAAGATGAAGACTTCTTTACTGACTTACGTGATGATATGGGTATGGCTGCCGATACAAAGGTTGTTCCTTGGAACCTCAGCGACGGTAAGTTCTATCACAATATGTTCAACCGTATCATCCGTGCCCGTGAAAAGCAGGGCGTTGATTTCTGGTGGCTCGACTGGCAGCAGAATCTTACCAGTAAGTATGTCGATGGTCTGAGTGAGACTTTCTGGTGCAATCATGTGTTCTATAACGATATGCGTTTGAATCGTCCCGATCATCGTCCTTTGATTTTCCATCGTTGGGGTGGACTTGGTAGTCATCGTTATCCTATTGGTTTCTCTGGCGACTCATTCACCACTTATGGAACCCTTGCATGGCAACCCTATTTCACTGCAACTGCTTCAAATGTATGCTTTGGTTATTGGGGACACGATTTGGGTGGACACCAACAGACTGGTCCTAACGATCCTGAAATCTACCTGCGTTGGATGCAGTATGGTGTGTTTACTCCCGTTTTCCGTACCCATGCTACCAACTGGGATGGAATTGAGCGTCGCATCTGGAAGTACGAAAACTTCCCCTTGCTTCTTGAAACCGTAAAACTGCGCTATGCCCTGATGCCATACATCTATACAGCAGCACGTCAGGCTTACGATACAGGCGTTTCGCTCTGTCGTCCTCTCTACTACGAGTGGCCTGAAGAAGGAAAAGCCTATCAGTTTGAAGATGAGTATATGTTCGGTGACGACATTCTTGTAGCTCCTGTCGTAACACCTTCTGGTGCTGATGGAAAAGCTTCACGTCTCACTTGGCTTCCCGAAGGCAAATGGTTCGATGTATGTCGCAATGCTGTAGTTGAAGGAAATCGTACTTTCACCGATAACTATACACAGGAAGAAATTCCTTACTTCTATCGTGCAGGATCTGTTATCGTAAACTATCCTCCTGTAATGAATCTTAACACCCGTCCCGACCGCCTTATCCTGAAGGTGGTGCCTGGTGCCGATGGAACCTCTTCTCTGTATGAGGATGAAGGCGATACTGAAGGTTATAAGAAAGGTGCTTATACCACAACACGTCTTCGTCATGAAGGAAATCAGCTCACCATTGAGCCACGTGTAGGTTCATTCCCTGGAATGCCTGCCACCCGTGCTTATACGGTTGAGTTCCTGGCCACTGAACGTCCTGCTTCTGTACTCGTTAATGGCAAGCAGCAAGCCAGTGGCGTATGGAACTATAATGAGCAGACTAAGGTGACCACAGTCTATGTGCCCATCACTTTATGCGATAAGAAAATTTCTGTCGAGATTCAATAA